A genomic stretch from Juglans microcarpa x Juglans regia isolate MS1-56 chromosome 3S, Jm3101_v1.0, whole genome shotgun sequence includes:
- the LOC121256933 gene encoding RING-H2 finger protein ATL70-like, which translates to MGAFAYVVGFVLFTLLVIIIRIVLSVCCGWPLPSTHRHGLVRNLQYPSQQYSIRRSNTAPDNHQNSIETLELGLDEATLRNYPKLIYAQAKLHKGANSTSTASSCSICLADYKDTDVLRLLPHCGHLFHLKCVDSWLRLHATCPVCRNSPLAEAFPVVTDCSFGIGTILILWCGLCDFLTRAHGCLIDNIGLGRGHGL; encoded by the exons ATGGGTGCATTCGCATATGTAGTCGGATTCGTTCTTTTCACGCTGCTGGTGATCATCATCAGAATAGTGCTTTCCGTTTGCTGTGGTTGGCCTTTGCCTTCTACCCATCGACATGGTCTCGTCCGAAACCTCCAGTACCCAAGCCAGCAGTACTCCATCCGAAGATCAAATACTGCACCTGATAATCACCAAAACTCGATTGAAACCCTCGAACTGGGCCTCGACGAAGCCACCCTGCGCAACTACCCGAAGCTCATCTACGCCCAGGCCAAGCTCCACAAGGGCGCCAATTCTACCAGCACCGCTTCCAGCTGCTCCATATGCTTGGCTGATTACAAAGATACGGACGTGTTGCGCTTGTTGCCTCACTGTGGACATCTCTTTCATCTGAAATGCGTGGACTCCTGGCTACGGCTCCATGCTACCTGTCCGGTGTGTCGGAACTCGCCTCTTGCTGAG GCATTTCCTGTCGTCACTGACTGCTCCTTCGGAATCGGGACCATCCTCATTCTTTGGTGTGGCCTTTgcgattttcttaccagagctCATGGGTGCCTAATAGACAACATTGGGCTTGGGCGAGGCCATGGCTTGTGA